In Plasmodium brasilianum strain Bolivian I chromosome 12, whole genome shotgun sequence, the genomic window CTCATTCGATACACATTGAAATAAGATATAAAGgcaatacataattttatcataaataattttttgcatgtttttttttctttttttatgttgcAAAACATTGTCAATTGCGCATTTATTACTTCCCTTctcaatttatttaaaattttgcatattttaatgtaaatattttttttatgacttaaatattttttgacgtcaaaaataaaaattgtacaactggaaatacatttaaatttatctGAAATTAGctttcgctttttttttttttttaatatatattcacgaACGCTGCTACACTGAAGGACGTACGTCGTAATCATCCCTACATAAGCACAACGGAGAACAGAATAGTGTAttaggatatatatatttatacctatctgtatttatatatatatatatagatatatacatagataaGTACACATCACGTAGCTCTACATTTTCGTTGGCAAATGGATCAGTTCGTAGCACCGTAAGTGGAAAGAATAATCACAAGAACTGCCATACCCTTAGCATATgctattatacatataaaattataataattttttataaactgGTAGGAgagttaacaaaaaatacttgagcaaattttataataaaaatgtccGAATAATTGGCAAAGTTTTGAAAAAGGATGGAAATGAGTTAACTCTACTAACTTGTGACAGTAATACTAAAACTTGTAATTtcaaatgtatacatatatatatatacttgtagTGGTATAATACTATATGTCTTTCTCATTATTCTACAATATTCTGTAGATGAAGAAGTGAAGTGTTTTTTAAACGATGATCAAATGGCTGATTCGTTCGAGCATTATGTTGAAGTTTTAGGAAAGGTTCAAGAAAAGAgcttattttatacatttcttttttgtttaaattaatacgaaattaaaattat contains:
- a CDS encoding replication factor A protein 3 — encoded protein: MDQFVAPRVNKKYLSKFYNKNVRIIGKVLKKDGNELTLLTCDSNTKTYEEVKCFLNDDQMADSFEHYVEVLGKVNEDETLSDIVYVQNGGNSLNLNEMNNLVNLTFLEEFVEIF